In Corylus avellana chromosome ca2, CavTom2PMs-1.0, the following proteins share a genomic window:
- the LOC132169580 gene encoding uncharacterized protein LOC132169580, protein MAPKKSPSASTNPPLSDDFSIKHECGRAVASLQSGNHTEALKLIKDSISRHSGRNNNDNSYNSAILHHTCAAIHFKTASLLGDSNTKQEHLNNAADSAREALAFSPNSISLPLSYAQVLFVLATLDGKNGYQEVINECERALIIEDPVDPLKDSFFQEEEFQGSSQEFRIENVKQELRKLIAKCKNVGYENINMETIKDVLERVKKVEAYIVATRLLQQRNLSTFGLPSQDDTDEDRGKYGNLESVMTYWKNAMSVEKKLGLLKVSIKELTAHFSKNTLAKVVLKEAVEFAKEEKKWIFWVCCCCGERFGDCELSMEHLKGEHMENLSETLQAHIPKEVGDEWIKMIENGVWKPVDLPASVRIIENESRFGDRIDKEGDPEVFLIEIDENQKWPLCEDSERRGILERIRGMLELFLRNKCFAVGHLEKLMRNTLQVLKTHIPESQIENHGLDKTLLCICFLDAPWLWKALEFLETLAFSCGLNNIAEESVLDSDQAFCVKERIVFSSNFSCLLLDERLLRGELIPSTYQDAIADDGTAVTSAVDVRQNAELTDGVAFVNWLLTGPAIGDRLQAWASLRETRNNQVMELFKILEMEFKHLQKMCWRKHGRMLCWKVLWELESICDEEQKKREQSSEPDPRSHASLLSKLRRHVDAVEDH, encoded by the coding sequence ATGGCCCCAAAGAAAAGCCCCTCTGCTTCCACCAATCCTCCACTGTCTGATGATTTTTCCATCAAGCACGAATGTGGGCGCGCCGTCGCTTCCCTCCAGAGTGGAAACCACACCGAAGCGCTCAAACTCATCAAAGACTCCATTTCCCGCCACAGCGGCAGAAACAACAACGACAACTCGTACAACTCTGCCATTCTCCACCACACATGCGCCGCCATTCACTTCAAAACCGCTTCTCTTCTTGGCGATTCTAACACAAAACAGGAGCACCTCAACAACGCCGCCGACTCGGCCAGGGAAGCTTTAGCTTTCTCCCCGAACTCAATCTCCTTACCACTTTCGTACGCCCAAGTTCTCTTCGTGTTAGCAACACTCGACGGCAAGAATGGCTACCAAGAAGTAATAAATGAATGCGAGCGCGCTTTGATTATAGAAGACCCAGTAGACCCTCTTAAAGATAGCTTCTTCCAAGAAGAAGAGTTCCAAGGTTCGAGCCAAGAATTTCGAATAGAGAATGTGAAACAAGAACTCAGGAAGTTGATAGCGAAATGCAAGAATGTTGGATATGAGAATATAAACATGGAAACAATTAAGGACGTATTGGAGAGAGTGAAGAAGGTGGAGGCTTATATTGTGGCGACGAGGCTCTTGCAGCAGAGAAATCTTTCAACATTTGGGTTGCCTTCGCAGGATGACACAGATGAAGACAGAGGAAAGTATGGGAATCTTGAGAGTGTGATGACTTATTGGAAGAACGCTATGAGTGTTGAAAAGAAGTTGGGATTGTTGAAAGTGAGTATCAAAGAGCTTACAGCACATTTTAGTAAGAATACGTTGGCAAAGGTAGTTTTGAAGGAAGCAGTAGAGTTTGCTAAGGAGGAGAAAAAATGGATTTTCTGGGTGTGTTGTTGTTGCGGGGAGAGGTTTGGAGACTGTGAACTGAGCATGGAGCATCTTAAGGGTGAGCATATGGAGAATCTGTCAGAGACATTGCAGGCTCATATACCAAAAGAAGTTGGTGATGAGTGGATTAAGATGATTGAAAATGGTGTTTGGAAGCCCGTGGATCTCCCTGCCTCGGTGAGGATAATAGAAAACGAGTCAAGATTTGGTGACCGAATTGATAAAGAAGGTGACCCTGAAGTTTTTCTGATCGAAATTGATGAAAATCAGAAGTGGCCATTGTGTGAGGATAGTGAGCGCAGGGGGATCCTTGAGAGAATTCGTGGAATGTTGGAATTGTTTCTGAGAAACAAATGCTTTGCAGTGGGCCACCTCGAGAAGTTGATGAGAAATACATTGCAAGTGCTGAAAACACACATTCCAGAATCCCAAATTGAGAATCATGGACTGGACAAAACACTCCTCTGTATATGTTTTTTGGATGCTCCCTGGCTCTGGAAAGCCCTTGAATTCTTAGAAACGCTGGCTTTTTCTTGTGGCTTGAATAATATTGCAGAGGAGAGTGTTCTAGATTCTGACCAGGCGTTTTGCGTTAAAGAGAGGATTGTTTTCAGCAGCAACTTCTCTTGTCTCCTTTTGGATGAGAGATTGTTGAGGGGAGAGCTAATTCCCAGTACATATCAAGATGCAATTGCTGATGATGGAACTGCAGTAACTTCTGCAGTAGATGTTCGTCAAAATGCTGAGCTGACTGATGGTGTTGCTTTTGTTAATTGGTTATTGACGGGTCCTGCCATTGGGGATCGGTTGCAGGCATGGGCAAGCCTGAGAGAAACCAGAAATAATCAAGTAATGGAGCTTTTCAAGATTCTTGAAATGGAATTTAAGCATTTGCAAAAAATGTGTTGGAGAAAACACGGGCGTATGCTATGCTGGAAAGTGCTTTGGGAGTTGGAGAGCATATGTgatgaagaacaaaagaaaagggagcaAAGTTCAGAGCCTGATCCACGAAGTCATGCATCCCTCTTGTCGAAGCTGCGAAGGCATGTTGATGCCGTGGAAGACCATTGA
- the LOC132169581 gene encoding uncharacterized protein LOC132169581 produces MAPKNRSSASTNPPPSDASSIKLECGRAIASLQSGNHTEALKLIKDSISRHSGRNNNDNPYNSAILHHTRAAIHFKTASLLGDSNTKQEHLKYAADSAREALAFSPNSISLPLLYAQVLYVLVGLGGKNGYQEVIKECKRALIIEDPVDPLKDSFFPEEEFKGSSQELRVENVKQELRKLIAKCKNIGSENLNMEIKDVMERVRKVEADIVATRFLQQRNLSTFGLPSLERVMTYWKNAMSVEMKWGLLKVSIKELTAHFSKNTLAKAVLKEAVDFAKEEKKWIFWVCCCCGERFGDCELTMEHLKGKHMENLSQRLQANIPKEIGDEWIKVIENGVWKPVDLLASVKVMENESRFGDPIDKEGDPEVFLIEIDENQKWPLCEDSERRGILERIRGLLQLFLRNRCFSVGHLQKLMRYALEELKTHIPESQIENHGLDKTLLCICFLDAPRLCTVHEFVETLASSCGLYYTAEESVLDSEQAFCVKERIVFSSNFSCLLLDERLLRGELIPSTYQDAIADDGTAVTSTVDVRQNAELPDGVAFVTWLLTGSAIGERLQAWASLRETRNNQVMELFKILKMEFNHLQKMCWKKHVRMLCWKVLMELESICDEEQKKREQSSEPQSHASLLSKLQRHVDAVADSIEFTITKSKLKSISGILKEGQADIIFIKQTIFNLKLGLSKEFHILDGLILVRKAIMRQTELKLGVASAYDYRPIIVHMLKSFMQATSRSEEHLPLHHENAEHYSDPEIGIPISTDELKQHTEEEKMDEAIAKNVAEGMPLVFSKQSEIVDCSNDRRRKDMGTKLVMHCRGLMVSAVQYNRYVINGKFFRTIAHDVGKRSQNSGVCVPTIDGETYYGKVTQILEVEYYDKTKYVLFKCDWANTTRDWGYKVDEYGITLVNFKNLVHKGELISDEPYVAMSTRGKSRGRQGASSGSRSHHGQ; encoded by the exons ATGGCCCCAAAGAACAGATCCTCTGCTTCCACCAATCCTCCACCGTCTGATGCTTCTTCCATCAAGCTCGAATGTGGGCGCGCCATCGCTTCCCTTCAGAGTGGAAACCACACCGAAGCGCTCAAACTCATCAAAGACTCAATTTCCCGCCACAGCGGCAGAAACAACAACGACAACCCGTACAACTCTGCCATTCTCCACCACACACGCGCCGCCATTCACTTCAAAACCGCTTCTCTTCTTGGCGATTCTAACACAAAACAGGAGCACCTCAAATACGCAGCTGACTCGGCCAGGGAAGCTTTAGCTTTCTCCCCGAATTCAATCTCCTTACCACTTTTATACGCCCAAGTTCTCTACGTGTTAGTAGGACTCGGCGGAAAGAATGGCTACCAAGAAGTAATAAAAGAATGCAAGCGCGCTTTGATTATAGAAGACCCAGTAGACCCTCTTAAAGATAGCTTCTTCCCAGAAGAAGAGTTCAAAGGTTCGAGCCAAGAATTGCGAGTAGAGAATGTGAAACAAGAACTCAGGAAGTTGATAGCGAAATGCAAGAATATTGGAAGTGAGAATTTAAACATGGAAATTAAGGACGTAATGGAGAGAGTGAGGAAGGTAGAGGCTGATATTGTGGCGACGAGGTTCTTACAGCAGAGAAATCTTTCGACATTTGGGTTGCCTTCGCTTGAGAGAGTTATGACTTATTGGAAGAACGCTATGAGTGTTGAAATGAAGTGGGGATTATTGAAAGTGAGTATCAAAGAGCTTACAGCACATTTTAGTAAGAATACGTTGGCAAAGGCAGTTTTGAAGGAAGCAGTAGACTTTGCTAAGGAGGAGAAAAAATGGATTTTCTGGGTGTGCTGTTGTTGCGGGGAGAGGTTTGGAGACTGTGAACTGACCATGGAGCATCTTAAGGGTAAGCATATGGAGAATCTGTCACAGAGATTGCAGGCTAATATACCAAAAGAAATTGGTGATGAGTGGATTAAGGTGATTGAAAATGGTGTTTGGAAGCCCGTGGATCTCCTTGCCTCGGTCAAGGTAATGGAAAACGAGTCAAGATTTGGTGACCCAATTGATAAAGAAGGTGACCCTGAAGTTTTTCTGATCGAAATTGATGAAAATCAGAAGTGGCCATTGTGTGAGGATAGTGAGCGCAGGGGGATCCTTGAGAGAATTCGTGGACTATTGCAATTGTTTCTGAGAAACAGATGCTTTTCAGTGGGACACCTCCAGAAGTTGATGAGATATGCCTTGGAAGAACTGAAAACTCACATTCCAGAATCCCAAATTGAGAATCATGGACTGGACAAAACACTCCTCTGTATATGTTTTTTGGATGCTCCCCGGCTTTGCACAGTCCATGAATTCGTAGAAACGCTGGCTTCTTCTTGTGGCTTGTATTATACTGCAGAGGAGAGTGTTTTAGATTCTGAACAGGCATTTTGCGTTAAAGAGAGGATAGTTTTCAGCAGTAACTTCTCTTGTCTCCTTTTGGATGAGAGATTGTTGCGGGGAGAGCTAATTCCCAGTACATATCAAGATGCAATTGCTGATGATGGAACTGCTGTAACTTCTACTGTTGATGTTCGTCAAAATGCTGAGCTGCCTGATGGTGTTGCTTTTGTTACTTGGTTATTGACGGGTTCTGCCATTGGGGAGCGGTTGCAGGCATGGGCAAGCCTGAGAGAAACCAGAAACAATCAAGTAATGGAGCTTTTCAAGATTCTTAAAATGGAATTTAACCATTTGCAAAAAATGTGTTGGAAAAAACACGTTCGTATGCTATGCTGGAAAGTACTTATGGAGTTGGAGAGCATATGTgatgaagaacaaaagaaaagggagcaAAGTTCAGAGCCCCAAAGTCATGCATCCCTCTTGTCGAAGCTGCAGAGGCATGTTGATGCCGTGGCAGATAGCATTGAGTTTACAATCACTAAGTCGAAGTTGAAAAGCATTTCGGGAATCCTGAAAGAAGGACAAGCAGAcataattttcataaaacaaacaatctttAACCTGAAACTGGGGTTGAGTAAAGAG TTTCACATACTTGATGGTTTGATCCTGGTGAGAAAAGCTATCATGAGACAGACTGAGCTGAAACTTGGCGTTGCATCTGCATATGACTACCGGCCTATAATTGTGCACATGCTCAAGTCATTTATGCAG GCAACAAGTAGGAGTGAGGAGCACCTTCCCCTCCACCATGAAAATGCAGAACATTATTCAGATCCAGAGATTGGTATTCCAATAAGCACTGATGAACTAAAACAACACACAGAGGAAGAGAAGATGGATGAAGCCATTGCAAAGAATGTAGCAGAGGGTATGCCGCTTGTCTTCTCTAAGCAGTCTGAGATT GTTGATTGTTCGAACGATCGACGCAGGAAGGATATGGGTACcaaactagtaatgcattgtagagggctgATGGTCTCAGCAGTCCAATATAATAGATATGTGATAAACGGCAAGTTCTTTCGAACTATCGCACATGATGTGGGAAAGAGGTCTCAGAATAGTGGCGTGTGCGTGCCGACTAttgatggcgaaacgtactaCGGGAAAGTAACTCAAATACTTGAGGTGGAGTATTACGACAAGACaaagtatgttttgttcaagtgtGACTGGGCGAACACCACAAGGGACTGGGGGTACAAGGtggacgagtatggcataacacttgtcaacttcaaaaaccttgtccataagGGAGAGCTGATtagtgatgagccgtat GTTGCTATGAGTACTCGGGGGAAGTCAAGAGGACGGCAGGGAGCTTCTTCTGGGTCGAGATCACACCATGGCCAGTGA